From the genome of Treponema denticola:
GATCTACGAAATGCTGTTAAGACTGTGCATATTGAGGATGGAAAGGTGTTTAAATTATAATGAAGAAAATGAAACACGGCTTATATATTATAAATTTTGGCTATAAGATTACTGATGATGAAAAAAAAAGAAATGGCGTATTAAAGAAAATTGTAGGGCAAATCAAGGTTTTTAATAACGCTGGTTTTAAAGTTGATTTATTAAATGTTTCAGAAAATAAAAGCAATTATATCTCTAAATTTTTTTATAGTTTGTTTTATAAAAATCAATATTTATTAAATAATTATGATGCTTTCGAAAATATTGATTTTGTATATGTCAGACATTTTTCCCCGGTAAATAGAGGCTGTCTGGGGTTGTTGTCATATCTTAAAAAGAATGGATGTAGAATTATATATGAAATACCGACATATCCTTATGATGGTGAGCATAAAGGCTTTAAAGGCTTTATTTTTTTAATTATTGATAAAATATTTAGAAAAAAATTAAAGAGTTATGTTGATTGTATCGTTACCTATTCGCAAGATAATACTATTTTTGATATTAAAACTGTTAAAATTGTAAATGGTATAGATTGCTCGGCTATTTCACCTGTGGATATAACAGAATACCGACAGAATACCGACAGAATACCGACAGAGGCTGCTATTCGGCTGATAGCGGTAGCTCAATTTGCTAAATGGCATGGGTATGACAGATTAATAGAAGGATTGTATGAATATTATAACAATAATCCTAAAAAAAAGGTCTTTCTTGATTTTGTAGGTGATGGTAGCGTATTATCGCAATATCAAGAAATGGTGAATAAATATGGGGTAGCACAGTATGTTGTTTTTCATGGAGTTTTAACGGGGGCTGCCTTATCGGCGGTGTTTAACCAAGCCGATGTCGCTGTCTGTTCTTTAGGATGTCATCGTATAGGAATATTTTTAGGTTCTTTTTTAAAAAGCAGAGAATATATTGCACGCGGATTACCTATGATTTCGTCAACTAAAATCGATATATTACCGGATGATTATCCATACATACAGTATGTACCGGAAAATGATACTCCAATCGATATGATGACAATTTTAAATTTCTATGAAAAATTACAACAAAAAGACACAAAAGATATTCAGATTAAAAAAATCCGTTGTTTTGCTGAAGAACATTGTGATATGAAAGTCGTGATGAAGCCTGTTATACAGGAGCTTATTAGATAGGAGGATATGTAATATGAACGATATATTACTTTCAATTGTTATTCCTGCATATAATGCAGAAAAATTTATAGGTAATTTACTTGACCGTTTAGTATCACAGTGTACAAATCTTACCGAATGTGAAATTATTGTGGTAAATGATGGATCGATAGATAGAACCAAAGAGATTGTTCAAGAGTATGTTACACGTTATCATTATATTCACTTAATTAGTCAGGGGAACAAAGGAGAATCAGGTGCACGCAATACTGGGATAGATCATGCTATTGGAAAGTATATATATTTTCTTGATTGTGATGACAGTGTTGAAGATGATACAATGGAATTTTATCTAAAATGTATACGAGAAAATTCTGACATAGAATTGTTTTTATTTGGTTACAATTCTTTTTATAAAGGAAAAAAATTAAAATCATATATTGATACAGAATACAATGAATATATCTTTAAGACAAATCAGGAGTTTTTACATGCTTTTTTATCAAAAAAATTAAATAGTCATATTTGCTCTATTATAGTGGCAAAAAATTTAATAAAAGACCATTCATTATATTTTGTTGAGGGTATGAAGATTGGTGCTGATCTTAATTTTTTATTGAGGTTATTTAAACTGGTAAGAATGGTTAAGTACAGTGCAAGACCTTGTTTTAAATACCAGATTCGAGATGATTCTATAATGCAGGGATATAAAACATATACTATACAACAATATCAGGCTTTAGAAAATTTTCAAGGTATTTTATTGTCAGCTGATTATCAGATACCGGAGCTTTCCTGTTATTCTAATTTTTGGATAGAAACTATGTTGCTTTATAATATTCGCTGTTATTTACGTTCGGATATAAAAGATGAAAATATTACTCAGAAATTAATTCATGATTGCATTTTACTGAAAAGACCTGTGTCTGATGGAAAGATAAAGCATAAAGTGGCTATTTACATTGCAAAAATCCTGCCGATGAAATTGTTACTGCAATATTTAAAATAAGTAATGGATTTGTTTTAGATTATATTATGTTTTATGTATGTTTTATCGGAATTGTTTTTTGTATACTTATTTCTGCAAAATTAGATGCGCTTTTGTTGAGGGTGTCATTATTTATTTTTCTTATAATGATTATTTTAATTGCGGGATTGCGATATCAAATTGGAACAGATTATGCTACATATCGTGAAATATATATTAATCTTTCATTTGATAATCTTTCATATCTTGAGCCGGGATATAGATATGTAAACTTATTTTTTAAATATATAGGGCTGTCTTATGAAGCTAGTGTTTTTATTTTTGCAATAATTACCAATGTTTTATTCTATCTATTTATTAGACGCTATAGTGTATCTGTACCGGTATCTTTATTGTTGTATCTATGCTTAAATTATTATTTTATTGCTTTTAATACTGTTCGCCAAATGATCGGGATTGCTATTTTTCTGAACGGTATTGATTATGCATTTAAAAAAAAATATTTATATTTTTTTTTAATAACTGTTTTTGCGGCACTGTTTCATTATACTATCTTTATAGGTATGTTGTATCCAATATTCAAAATAAACAGAAAAAGAATGTATATGATAATATGGCTTGCTTCTATTCCTTTTATTGTATTGCCGATTCAAAATATTATTATAAAACTGATTCCTGCATCATTTAAATATGCTTCATATTTTACATCTTTTTTTTTTACTAAAACGTCTAGTGCTGCTGTTTTTAAGCTTATTGTTCCAAATATGTTTGTTATATTAATATTGTATTATATATCAGTTTTTGATAAAACGACAGAAAGATTGTGGGTAAATGTATTTATTTTTTCTGTCGCATTTGCGAATATCGCGCATGGTGTTAATGTTTTAATAAGGTTAAATTATGTTTTTCAAATTAGTGAAATAATTTTTTACCCTCTGGTTGTTTCTAAAATTCAAAAATTCCAAAAGCCAATTGTCTCATGGTTACTGCTGGGATATTTTGTTGTATTTTATATTTTTACTGTTCTGGTGCAGGGGGCTCAAGGTGTTGTTCCTTATCAATCTGTTTTATTTTTATAAATTTTTGTGGTGTTAAAAATGTCTATATCAGTTCTAATGTCAGTTTATTATAAAGAAAAACCGCAGTATCTTGATGAATGTTTTCAGAGTTTGTTTGACCAAAGTGTATCGGCAGATGAGATTATTTGTGTAAAAGATGGAGTTCTTACACCTGAATTAGACTTGATATTAGATAAATGGTCGAAAATATTACCTCTAAAAGTGGTAGGCTATGAAAATAATCATGGACTGGCTTATGCTTTGAATTTCGGATTACGTTTTTGTTCAAAGGAGTTAATAGCAAGGATGGATACTGATGATATAGCAGATAATATGAGATTTCAAAAACAATTAAATTTTATGAGAAGGAATCCTAACGTTGTTGTTTGCTCAGGTTATGTTAAGGAATTTTATAGTAGTCCGACGGAAGAGGGGTTAATAAAAAAACTTCCTATAGCACATAAAGATATATATGCTTATGCTCATTTTAGAAATCCATTTAATCATATGGCTGTATGTTTTAGAAAAGAAGTTATTCTTGCAGTGGGTGGTTATGAGGAGGTTACTTTTTTTGAAGATTATGATTTATGGATTCGTTTGTTGCAAAAAAAAGTTATAACTGAAAATATACCGGAAATTCTTGTTAATGCAAGAATTGGGAATGATATGATTGGAAGACGGCATGGTTTAGATTATGTTAAAAAGGAATTGTATTTCTTGAAAAAACATTTTTATTCAGGTTTTTTTTCTAAAACAGAATATATAAGGTTTGTTATTTTTAGAATAATCCCTAGATTATTACCTAAAAGAATTTTGAAGTGTTTTTATAATTTTTTAAGAAAGTAATTATTTTATGATTTATTTGACAAAAGATTAAAACAAATGCACATAGCAATAATAGGCGGTTCCGGCTTTATAGGAACAAGATTAACAAAAAGACTCCTCTCCTCAGGGCATAAAATTAAGATCCTCGATAAGCAGGATAGTAAGTATTACCCTGAATTGAGAGTCTTTGCAGATGTAAGGGATATAACTTCTTTAAAAAAAGAATTATCTTCTGACTTTGATTGTGTTATCAACTTGGCGGCAGAACATAGGGATGATGTTGAACCTAAGAGTCTCTATGATGAGGTAAATGTTGCCGGTGCCGAAAATGTATGTAAGGTGTGTTCCGAATGCGGTATAAAAAAAATTATTTTTACAAGCTCCGTTGCCGTTTACGGTTTTGCACCGCTTAACACAAATGAGACAGGTAAGATAAATTATTTTAATGATTATGGCAGAACAAAGTGGCTTGCCGAAGGAAAATATCGTGCGTGGCTTGAAAACGATAACGAAAATTCGCTTACGATAATAAGACCTACCGTTGTATTCGGCGAGCAAAATAGGGGCAATGTTTATAATCTATTAAGACAAATAAGTTCAGGCTTTTTCCCATTTGTCGGAAACGGTAAAAATAAAAAATCAATGGCCTATGTTGAAAATGTAGCTGCCTTTATCGAATTTTGTTTAAATAACGGACCAGGTGAACACTTATTTAACTATATCGATAAGCCCGATTTTGATATGAATTCTCTTGCCAATGAAGTTTATAAAATATTAGGAAATAAGAATCATAAAATTTTTCATTGGCCCTATTGGCTGGGCTATTTCGGCGGTCTTTGCTTTGACTTACTTGCTAAAATAACGGGAAAAAAATTAGCAATCAGTTCAATCAGGGTAAAAAAATTCTGTGCCGATACTCTTTTTGATACGATCAATATACCTAAAACCGATTTTAAAGCTCCCGTATCTTTAAGCGATGGCTTATACAATACTATAAAATATGAATTTATCGACAAGATAGAAGATCATGTTTTTCATACGGAATAAGCTATCTTGCCCAATCTAAAAAAATATTGTAAAATAAAAACTATGAGTGATTTAATACAACCGAAAGTTTTAAAGGGATTTAGGGATTTCCTTCCGGCAGATGAGATTGAAAGAGCTCTTCTTATGGAAAGACTGGTAAAGGTTTTTAGGGATTACGGCTTTGTGCCTATCGACACCCCTGCCTTGGAATATTCCGAAATTCTATTGAGAAAAAGCGGAGGGGAGACCGAAAAGCAGGTTTTCCGGTTTAACGACAATGGCGGACGGGATGTTGCGATGCGTTTTGACTTAACAGTTCCCTTAGCCAGATTTGTAGCAGAGCATAAGTCCGAGATATATTTCCCGTTTAAACGCTATCATCTGGGAAAAGTTTGGCGCGGTGAGAAGCCTCAAGCAGGCCGTTATCGGGAATTTTTGCAATGCGATTTTGATACATTGGGTTCCGATTCGGCGGCTGTAGATTTTGAAATTTTGCGCCTTATTAAAAAAGCCTTAAACGAATTAGGAGTTTCCGGTTTTAAAATTCACGTTTCCCACAGGGGTATATTTAACCGTTTTTTAAAGTCTTTAAACCTATCGGAAGACAGCGAAGAGGTTTTACGCATTGTAGATAAACTTGCTAAGATAGGGGAAGACGAGGTTTTAAAACTCCTTACCGATATAAGCTCCGAAGAAAGTGCAAAAAAAATATTGGCTTATATTTCCGGTGTGAGCAAGGATTTAAAAAGCGAAGACTTTGAAAAGACTCTTTCCCACTTGGAAAACCTTGCAGGCGGCCCCGACGAAGATACAAAACGCATGAGGGATATTTATGCCTTGGTAAAGGCTGTAGGTATTGAAGATTCAATTGTTTTTGATCCTTCAATTACGCGAGGCCTGGATTATTATACCGGTGTTGTATTTGAGACCTTTTTAACCGATTTACCATCGATAGGCTCTGTTTGCTCAGGCGGAAGGTACGATAACCTTACAGCTCTTTATATGAAGGAGTGTATTACCGGAGTGGGTGCTTCCATAGGGCTTGACAGGCTTTTAGCTGCCCTTGAACAGTTAGGTCATCAAAAAACAAAATCAAGCTTTACCGATCTCCTTATTTTTTCTTTACCTGAAGATGATCAGGCTCTTTCATATAAGATAGTAAACTTTTTTGAAGCCGAAAAAATAAATGCTGAAGTATATCCTGAACCGAAAAAGATGAATCATCAGTATACCTATGCCGAAAAAAAAGACATAAGATGGGGGCTTTTCTTAGGTAAAGATTCTTGTGTAGAAGAATTTGACAAAAACCCTCAAGAGTTTAAGATAAAATTAAAGGATATGACTGATAGAACAGAGGATGAAATGCCTCTTAGCGAAGCCGTAAAAAAGATAAGAGCTTCAAAAAATTAAACCTCTTTTTTCCGGCTTATTTCGTATAATAGAATGCCTGCTGCGACGGAAACATTTAGGCTGTCAAGTTTTCCCTTTGTCGGAATTGACACTATTTCGTCGCAGGTTTCTTCTACAAGGCGGCTCATTCCCTTGCCTTCGCTTCCCATAATAAGAACTGTCTTTTTTGGGAATATTAGATCTGGTAGAGCCTTGCCTCCTGCATCTGCCCCATAAATCCAAAAGCCTTCCTTTTTTAGCCTTTCTACGGTTCTTACCAAATTGGTTACTTCCACGAATGGAACCCAGGCTAAAGCTCCTGCACTTACCTTGCTTATAATCTCAAAGCCTCCCGCACTTTTGTTTTCCGGAACTATTATTCCATCTATTCCGAACTGGTCTGCGCTTCGTATAATGGAACCGGTATTGTGAGGATCCGTAACGGAATCAAGTATTACCACAAAGGCCGAGTCTTTTTCTGCAAGCCTTGCAAAAAACTCATCGATGCTCATTCCTTTTTTTTGATTTTCAGCCTCCGTTACAAGAACAATACCCCTGTGATCTCTTAACTGTTCCGGCAAGGTTTTGGTAAGGGAATCAAGAAATTGATTGTCTTTTTTTTCAATTTTTAGATTCAATTTACGAGCCGCTTCCAAAATTTTCTTTACCCTTGGGCCTTCTTTAGAGTAAAAAATTTCAAGGTTCGGCTTCCGGTTCTTTTCTTTTTCTATTTTAAGTTTTTCCGCTCTTAAAATCTCGTCTATCGCATGAAAACCCGTAATTGTTTTTTTCATCATTTTTTAGTCCAAGCTATAAATTTCAGCGTATTTTACCGTTTTTACATCATTGTAACCGTTTTCCTTTAAGTATTGGGTAAAATAAGTTTGAGCCTTAGGTTCTCCGTGAACCAAGAATATTCTTTTAAGTTTAGGATTCTCCAAAGAATCAAGCCATTGAGTAGATTCAAAATAGTCGGCATGAGCACTGAAAGCGTTTATCTGCAAAATTTCGGCCCGTACTTGATGCCATTCACCGAAAATTTTTACTTCCTGTTCTTTATTTTGAAGTCTGCGGCCGAGGGTGTCTTCTGCCATAAAACCTACAAGCAGTACCTTTGTCGATGGCTTTTCGATATTGTTTGCAAGATGGTGGGTAATTCGTCCGAATTCGCACATTCCGTCTGCACTTATTATAACCATGGGGCCGTCAATATTGTTCAATTCCTTGGACTCCGTTACGCTTGTTATAAATTTAAGCGAGTTAAAGCCGAAGGGGTTTTTATGATGAATTAAAAATGCCTCATGCGTTTGTGCATCATAGCATTCTGGATGTACCTGAAATATACTCGTTGCGTTTACGGCCATGGGAGAATCTACATAAATCGGAATGTCGGGAATTATTTTTTTATCGGCTAAGAGGTGAAAATAATAGACAATTTCCTGAGTCCTTTCAACGGCAAAGGCAGGAATAATCATCTTTCCCTTATTTTGTACAATTTCCTGTGTTTTTTCGGCAAGAAGCTTTAAGGCATTGTCGGTTTCCTCGTGGCGCCGATTTCCGTATGTGCTTTCAATAACTATATAATCTACAGGCGGAATAATGTCCGGATCGCGGATAATGGCCTTATTTTTTCGGCCTAGGTCTCCTGTAAAGGCTATTTTTACTTCTTTTCCTTCAGAATCCTTTGCAGTAATTAAAGCCATTGCAGAACCTAAAATATGTCCTGCATCATAAAATTCAAGCTGAACATTAGGGCCTATCCATGCAGGTCTATGATATGAAATTGTTACAAACTGATTGACGGTTTGAATTACATCGGCTTCATCAAAAAGAGGCACCCATTTAAAGCTTTCTCCTTTTTTTGCAGCCTGTTTGGATAGATACTCCCTGTCCCTAGCTTGAATTCGTGCAGAATCCATCATAACAAGGTTAGCTATATCTCTGGTAGCAGGGGTTGCATATATATTGCCTGTAAATCCATGCTTTCCCAGCAAGGGTAATAAACCGCAATGGTCATAATGGCCGTGAGTTAAAATCACGGCTTCCAATTCGGAGGCAGGAACATTAAAATCTCTATTTTTCTTGTCCGCTTCTGCTCTTTTTCCTTGAAAAGCTCCGCAGTCTATCAAATACTTATGCCCGTCAACTTCAAGAATGTGTTTAGATCCGGTAACTTCTTGTGCAGCACCGAGTGAGTAAAACTTAATCGCCATAGCTTAAGCATACATCATAATAGGCGAAAAATCAAGTACCATTTTTGCTATAAGCGGTTATTGCCATAGATGGTAATTATGAACATTTTTTATAAAAAATATCGTACTTAAAATAAATATTGTAAACCCGATACTTAGCAATAAATAAGAGGAGTTATAAAGTAAGATAAAATATCCGATTAATGTCCCCATAAGAGATATAGCTGCAAACAGATATTCTTTTATATTTTTTGTAAGATATACAAAAAAATAGTTGACACATGCTAGGATTGCAGCTGTTAAAAACAAGTAAATATAAGAATGGCCGGCTTTTATATCCGAAATAAAATATCGATTTATGTAAAAATTATTTATCGGCATGGATAGGCATATTAAAAAAGATATAAAAAAGATAAAAAAGAATACGGACATTATTTTTCTTGTTATTACCTTATTTGCAAAAATACCTGCCATAAAAAGGGACATAATGCCTGATAATCGGAAAAAATATACTAAACGTGAAAGATTGGCAATTGTTTCAAGCACTATATTTGAAAAATTATATAACGGAAAAATAAGTCTTATACTTTCAAAACTCATACAAAAAATAAACATAGCAAAAAATGAAATCTCCATTGCATGAGTTTTTTTAAATGTAAAATATACAAAAAGGAAAAATGATAAAGATAAGACCGGAAATAAAAATATACTTATCAATACGGCAAAGCTATTATACTGTCCTAAGGAAAGTTTTAATATAAATTTATTAAAAGATGAAGCTGCTCCCAAAAGGGAATTTGCTTCCGATTCCGAATAATTATCAAGATTTCCTGAAATAAGAATCCCTACCATCGAGATTATTGCCGTTATGAGAATTAAACCTATAATCGATATGGCTACAAGCCTAGCTCTATTTCGTCCTGCAATTGTCATACTGAAGTAGTATACATTTAAAAAATATATTTGTAAAGAGCAATTATTCAAAAATTACTTGATATATTGAGTTTTTTGTGATAAAATACCCCTTATGAACTTTGTTTTAATTTTAGTCTTACCATTGCTTTTTTTACTCTATGTTTCGTTTTCAAAGGAAGGGAATGGAAAATTTACAGCTTTTTTATTCGGGCTTGTTGGCGGGATCGTTTCTTTAATAATAGTTTCATTATTTCCATTTTCGGGTTTGCAGATTTCAGCATCTATAGGGGCTCATTTATGGCGCTTTTTCTTTCAATACTTTTTCTTAAATGCTTTTTTCGGATTGACTTTTTTATTTTTAGTATCTTTTTCGCTTTCTGAAAATATTCTAAATAACAGTTTTTCGGCTCTTTTTGGTGTTTTTAGCTCAGTATTTGCATATTTATTCTATAGAAATATTAGTATTCCCGACTCAGGTGAGCTGATTCTTTTTATTCTTATAATTTCCGGCTCAATACTTATTTTTGATTTTGTATATTATATTTTAGCATCTAACTTAACCATTGCTTCCGATTTTATTGTTTATTTTATTTCTTTTATTTCTTTTATCGTATTCATTTTTTTAGGCTCTTATGCTCTTGCATTGAGGTACTTGTCTCAGTCTTCGTCTATGCATGTTTTTATTTCATCAGGTATATTGCTTTTAGGAATAAGTTTAAACATTATACGGAATAGGTTATAAGTTTTTGATTTTATGAATCTCGATTTTTTGTCTTTATCGGATAAACATAATTCGGTTGTTGTGCTGGGAGCTACAGCGACGGGAAAAACATCCTATGCCGTAGACCTTGCAAAAGAGCTTGGCGGAGAAATCATTTCTGCGGATTCAAGGCAGGTTTATAAGGGCCTTGACCTAGGTACCGGAAAAGACTTAGACGAGTACGGCGATGTGCCCCATCACCTAATTGATATTTGCACCTTGGAAAGGGAGTACAATGTTTTTGATTTTCAAAATGATGCTTACAAGGCTTTTGAAGATATAAAGAGGAGAAAAAAGTTTCCCATTTTTGCGGGAGGAACGGGACTTTATCTTGATGCTCTTATAAGGGAATATGAACTCATTCCTGTTCCAAAAAATGAAGAATTGAGGGCTTCTTTGACCGATAAGGATTTGACGGAACTGCAAAAGGTCTTTTTTGAATACAATGTTCCGATGCATAATAAGACCGACCTTGAAAATATTGATAGGCTTATGCGGGCTATTGAAATTGCGGAATATAAAAAGGCCCATCCCGATGCTGCCGAAATCTTAAACGCTAACCGCCCCGATATCCGCCCCCTTATAATAGGCCTTAAATACCCGCGGGAAATTTTAAGGG
Proteins encoded in this window:
- a CDS encoding glycosyltransferase is translated as MKHGLYIINFGYKITDDEKKRNGVLKKIVGQIKVFNNAGFKVDLLNVSENKSNYISKFFYSLFYKNQYLLNNYDAFENIDFVYVRHFSPVNRGCLGLLSYLKKNGCRIIYEIPTYPYDGEHKGFKGFIFLIIDKIFRKKLKSYVDCIVTYSQDNTIFDIKTVKIVNGIDCSAISPVDITEYRQNTDRIPTEAAIRLIAVAQFAKWHGYDRLIEGLYEYYNNNPKKKVFLDFVGDGSVLSQYQEMVNKYGVAQYVVFHGVLTGAALSAVFNQADVAVCSLGCHRIGIFLGSFLKSREYIARGLPMISSTKIDILPDDYPYIQYVPENDTPIDMMTILNFYEKLQQKDTKDIQIKKIRCFAEEHCDMKVVMKPVIQELIR
- a CDS encoding glycosyltransferase family 2 protein, which produces MNDILLSIVIPAYNAEKFIGNLLDRLVSQCTNLTECEIIVVNDGSIDRTKEIVQEYVTRYHYIHLISQGNKGESGARNTGIDHAIGKYIYFLDCDDSVEDDTMEFYLKCIRENSDIELFLFGYNSFYKGKKLKSYIDTEYNEYIFKTNQEFLHAFLSKKLNSHICSIIVAKNLIKDHSLYFVEGMKIGADLNFLLRLFKLVRMVKYSARPCFKYQIRDDSIMQGYKTYTIQQYQALENFQGILLSADYQIPELSCYSNFWIETMLLYNIRCYLRSDIKDENITQKLIHDCILLKRPVSDGKIKHKVAIYIAKILPMKLLLQYLK
- a CDS encoding EpsG family protein, with product MFYVCFIGIVFCILISAKLDALLLRVSLFIFLIMIILIAGLRYQIGTDYATYREIYINLSFDNLSYLEPGYRYVNLFFKYIGLSYEASVFIFAIITNVLFYLFIRRYSVSVPVSLLLYLCLNYYFIAFNTVRQMIGIAIFLNGIDYAFKKKYLYFFLITVFAALFHYTIFIGMLYPIFKINRKRMYMIIWLASIPFIVLPIQNIIIKLIPASFKYASYFTSFFFTKTSSAAVFKLIVPNMFVILILYYISVFDKTTERLWVNVFIFSVAFANIAHGVNVLIRLNYVFQISEIIFYPLVVSKIQKFQKPIVSWLLLGYFVVFYIFTVLVQGAQGVVPYQSVLFL
- a CDS encoding glycosyltransferase gives rise to the protein MSISVLMSVYYKEKPQYLDECFQSLFDQSVSADEIICVKDGVLTPELDLILDKWSKILPLKVVGYENNHGLAYALNFGLRFCSKELIARMDTDDIADNMRFQKQLNFMRRNPNVVVCSGYVKEFYSSPTEEGLIKKLPIAHKDIYAYAHFRNPFNHMAVCFRKEVILAVGGYEEVTFFEDYDLWIRLLQKKVITENIPEILVNARIGNDMIGRRHGLDYVKKELYFLKKHFYSGFFSKTEYIRFVIFRIIPRLLPKRILKCFYNFLRK
- a CDS encoding NAD-dependent epimerase/dehydratase family protein, producing the protein MHIAIIGGSGFIGTRLTKRLLSSGHKIKILDKQDSKYYPELRVFADVRDITSLKKELSSDFDCVINLAAEHRDDVEPKSLYDEVNVAGAENVCKVCSECGIKKIIFTSSVAVYGFAPLNTNETGKINYFNDYGRTKWLAEGKYRAWLENDNENSLTIIRPTVVFGEQNRGNVYNLLRQISSGFFPFVGNGKNKKSMAYVENVAAFIEFCLNNGPGEHLFNYIDKPDFDMNSLANEVYKILGNKNHKIFHWPYWLGYFGGLCFDLLAKITGKKLAISSIRVKKFCADTLFDTINIPKTDFKAPVSLSDGLYNTIKYEFIDKIEDHVFHTE
- the hisS gene encoding histidine--tRNA ligase; its protein translation is MSDLIQPKVLKGFRDFLPADEIERALLMERLVKVFRDYGFVPIDTPALEYSEILLRKSGGETEKQVFRFNDNGGRDVAMRFDLTVPLARFVAEHKSEIYFPFKRYHLGKVWRGEKPQAGRYREFLQCDFDTLGSDSAAVDFEILRLIKKALNELGVSGFKIHVSHRGIFNRFLKSLNLSEDSEEVLRIVDKLAKIGEDEVLKLLTDISSEESAKKILAYISGVSKDLKSEDFEKTLSHLENLAGGPDEDTKRMRDIYALVKAVGIEDSIVFDPSITRGLDYYTGVVFETFLTDLPSIGSVCSGGRYDNLTALYMKECITGVGASIGLDRLLAALEQLGHQKTKSSFTDLLIFSLPEDDQALSYKIVNFFEAEKINAEVYPEPKKMNHQYTYAEKKDIRWGLFLGKDSCVEEFDKNPQEFKIKLKDMTDRTEDEMPLSEAVKKIRASKN
- the rlmB gene encoding 23S rRNA (guanosine(2251)-2'-O)-methyltransferase RlmB, whose translation is MKKTITGFHAIDEILRAEKLKIEKEKNRKPNLEIFYSKEGPRVKKILEAARKLNLKIEKKDNQFLDSLTKTLPEQLRDHRGIVLVTEAENQKKGMSIDEFFARLAEKDSAFVVILDSVTDPHNTGSIIRSADQFGIDGIIVPENKSAGGFEIISKVSAGALAWVPFVEVTNLVRTVERLKKEGFWIYGADAGGKALPDLIFPKKTVLIMGSEGKGMSRLVEETCDEIVSIPTKGKLDSLNVSVAAGILLYEISRKKEV
- a CDS encoding MBL fold metallo-hydrolase RNA specificity domain-containing protein; this translates as MAIKFYSLGAAQEVTGSKHILEVDGHKYLIDCGAFQGKRAEADKKNRDFNVPASELEAVILTHGHYDHCGLLPLLGKHGFTGNIYATPATRDIANLVMMDSARIQARDREYLSKQAAKKGESFKWVPLFDEADVIQTVNQFVTISYHRPAWIGPNVQLEFYDAGHILGSAMALITAKDSEGKEVKIAFTGDLGRKNKAIIRDPDIIPPVDYIVIESTYGNRRHEETDNALKLLAEKTQEIVQNKGKMIIPAFAVERTQEIVYYFHLLADKKIIPDIPIYVDSPMAVNATSIFQVHPECYDAQTHEAFLIHHKNPFGFNSLKFITSVTESKELNNIDGPMVIISADGMCEFGRITHHLANNIEKPSTKVLLVGFMAEDTLGRRLQNKEQEVKIFGEWHQVRAEILQINAFSAHADYFESTQWLDSLENPKLKRIFLVHGEPKAQTYFTQYLKENGYNDVKTVKYAEIYSLD
- the miaA gene encoding tRNA (adenosine(37)-N6)-dimethylallyltransferase MiaA, whose protein sequence is MNLDFLSLSDKHNSVVVLGATATGKTSYAVDLAKELGGEIISADSRQVYKGLDLGTGKDLDEYGDVPHHLIDICTLEREYNVFDFQNDAYKAFEDIKRRKKFPIFAGGTGLYLDALIREYELIPVPKNEELRASLTDKDLTELQKVFFEYNVPMHNKTDLENIDRLMRAIEIAEYKKAHPDAAEILNANRPDIRPLIIGLKYPREILRARIRLRLLERIKDGMIEEAESLHKEGFSWERLESLGLEYKFTAQYLQGKIKSREEYIDSLYRAICQFAKRQETWFRRMEKNGVKINWLLK